Proteins encoded by one window of Pseudobdellovibrionaceae bacterium:
- a CDS encoding LptF/LptG family permease, with translation MKLNLKIQIYILKELLSPFILSLFVFLFTILMVQAFRFTDILLMSGGELSVILNLLKNLIVSAFPIIFPLSLLAAILLGYGRLSQDSELVAFSALGYSYKQLVIPAFILGGGVFYLSLLSITDVGPRGTQLSRDLARQVQTETLKTTLKPGVFVNVSGVTFYLQEMDHKSKETFKKIFILDQRNTKRAVILSESGQLMDSEDTQAAQASFLKLLNGNIHFRPRQESHAVVNYKEYDLSFANKEASLRSDSPKAYTSTELPARVQEIAALVAKTSEDLANTSADSPEVGPLKKSLKNNKELLNEFALEGSKRVQIALACLVFIVMGLSFGFHTFNRVSRSESLGICLGLGIMYWIVYFIFESLGYKLQNALMMAVPNLIFLGISFVYLIYRNGGFRLKTFKQT, from the coding sequence ATGAAACTGAATTTAAAAATTCAAATATATATACTCAAAGAGCTTCTATCGCCCTTTATCCTAAGTCTTTTTGTGTTTTTATTTACCATACTTATGGTGCAGGCTTTTAGGTTTACTGACATCTTATTGATGAGCGGTGGGGAACTCAGTGTCATTTTAAATCTTCTTAAGAATCTCATTGTTTCAGCCTTTCCCATTATTTTTCCGCTTTCATTGCTAGCGGCTATTTTATTAGGCTATGGTCGCTTAAGCCAAGACTCAGAACTGGTGGCCTTTTCGGCACTAGGTTACAGTTACAAACAGCTTGTGATTCCCGCCTTTATTTTAGGTGGCGGTGTTTTTTATCTTAGTCTTTTAAGCATCACTGATGTGGGCCCAAGAGGGACTCAGCTTTCTCGTGATCTAGCAAGACAGGTTCAGACCGAAACTTTAAAAACCACTTTAAAACCAGGCGTTTTTGTTAATGTCAGTGGGGTGACGTTTTATCTGCAAGAGATGGATCATAAAAGTAAAGAGACCTTTAAAAAGATTTTTATCTTAGATCAACGCAATACTAAGAGAGCTGTGATCCTTTCTGAAAGCGGTCAACTGATGGACAGTGAAGACACGCAAGCGGCTCAGGCTTCGTTTTTAAAACTTCTTAATGGCAATATTCATTTTCGTCCACGTCAAGAGTCTCATGCCGTTGTGAATTACAAAGAGTATGATTTGTCTTTTGCCAACAAAGAGGCCTCATTGCGTTCGGATTCTCCTAAAGCCTATACCAGTACTGAGCTACCAGCACGCGTCCAAGAGATCGCGGCTCTTGTTGCAAAGACTTCAGAAGATTTAGCAAACACTTCTGCAGACAGTCCTGAAGTGGGGCCTCTCAAGAAGAGTTTAAAAAATAATAAGGAGCTTCTGAATGAATTCGCTCTTGAAGGGTCGAAGAGAGTGCAAATCGCTTTAGCCTGCCTAGTGTTTATTGTTATGGGACTCAGTTTTGGTTTTCATACTTTTAATAGAGTGTCACGTTCTGAAAGTTTGGGAATCTGTTTAGGCTTAGGTATCATGTATTGGATCGTGTATTTTATTTTTGAATCCTTAGGTTATAAACTGCAAAATGCTTTAATGATGGCTGTTCCTAATCTGATATTTTTAGGCATTTCCTTTGTATATTTGATCTACCGCAATGGTGGATTTCGGTTGAAGACTTTTAAGCAAACTTAG
- a CDS encoding DNA-protecting protein DprA — protein sequence MKWSHLHLCAGVALGLLPKLSLEELHEVLQTLEHSHLSPSLALRIEDKLTNASTYHTIDETLQSWQESFFVLTPFSELYPPSFLHLTTPPPLLFVQGHPTWDTHFNLAVVGKRDAQIHTLKWMNEEFQKFLTYDVGPLNIVSGGARGIDQRAHSSALLYKKATTVFLPSGHDCIYPQSLLPLKESILENQGALVSHYLPQTPMRKHNFHSRNELIAAMADLCVIVEAEKRSGTYKTALYCQNLNTPLAVVPSFPLDTNYSGSLQLIYDGAMIVRDHKDLSLLKSLQPKSTIAVDQIYKGNA from the coding sequence ATGAAATGGTCACACTTACATCTCTGCGCAGGGGTTGCTCTAGGTTTGCTCCCCAAATTATCCTTAGAAGAACTGCATGAAGTTCTTCAGACTTTAGAACACTCCCATCTATCTCCATCTTTAGCCTTAAGAATCGAAGACAAACTTACCAATGCCAGCACTTATCACACCATTGACGAGACACTACAGTCTTGGCAAGAAAGCTTCTTTGTACTGACTCCCTTCTCAGAACTTTATCCTCCCTCTTTTTTACATCTGACAACTCCCCCACCCTTACTGTTTGTTCAGGGACATCCCACTTGGGACACGCATTTTAATTTAGCTGTTGTAGGAAAACGTGATGCTCAAATCCACACTTTAAAATGGATGAACGAAGAGTTTCAAAAGTTTCTCACCTATGATGTAGGGCCTTTAAATATTGTCAGCGGAGGAGCTAGAGGAATAGACCAAAGGGCCCACAGCAGTGCCTTACTTTATAAAAAAGCCACCACTGTATTTTTACCTTCGGGGCATGATTGCATTTATCCCCAATCTCTATTGCCCCTTAAGGAATCTATTCTGGAAAACCAAGGTGCTCTAGTCAGTCACTACTTGCCTCAAACCCCCATGCGTAAACATAATTTTCATAGCCGCAACGAACTCATTGCGGCTATGGCTGACTTATGTGTGATTGTGGAAGCAGAAAAAAGAAGTGGCACCTATAAGACCGCACTCTATTGCCAAAACCTAAATACTCCCCTTGCTGTAGTCCCTTCGTTTCCTCTCGACACCAATTATTCGGGATCATTACAATTGATTTACGATGGCGCTATGATCGTTCGAGACCACAAGGACCTAAGTTTGCTTAAAAGTCTTCAACCGAAATCCACCATTGCGGTAGATCAAATATACAAAGGAAATGCCTAA
- the trxA gene encoding thioredoxin, translating to MSTKAVTDATFETEVLKSNVPVLVDFWAEWCGPCRALAPKLEELASEWNGKAQVVKVNIDENRESAVKFGVRSIPTMILFKNGEEVEQIIGNVAKEDIANKVGPHI from the coding sequence ATGTCAACCAAAGCCGTTACCGACGCTACATTTGAAACAGAAGTTTTAAAATCTAATGTTCCTGTCCTCGTAGATTTTTGGGCAGAGTGGTGTGGCCCTTGTCGTGCCTTGGCTCCTAAATTAGAAGAGCTTGCTTCCGAATGGAATGGTAAAGCTCAAGTGGTTAAAGTGAATATTGATGAGAACCGCGAAAGTGCTGTGAAGTTTGGCGTGCGCTCTATTCCCACAATGATTCTTTTCAAAAACGGCGAAGAGGTCGAGCAGATCATTGGCAATGTGGCCAAAGAAGATATTGCAAATAAAGTGGGCCCACACATTTAA
- the rodA gene encoding rod shape-determining protein RodA — protein MISIGDNQRIRKFDVNFAIVILALNIIGLINLYSASHGLATSNMNRLFWQQIVWLLAGWVIFFIVTFINYQFIKRWVMVIYVLNIGALVVVDLFGRTALGAQRWIDLGFFKYQPSETMKLALVLLLAKIFTARVKEDGMSLKDLLIPMVFLLIPFALTVAQPDLGTSLLYVAIVGTMLIFVKVKRSIIITAIIGTIIAIPVAWKYGLKEYQKGRVLTFLSPGRDPRGAGYNSIQSKIAVGSGKILGKGFRKGTQSQLEFLPERHTDFIFSVLSEEHGFVGSLTTIALFAILILLGLRVAQTTSDPYGSIVIVGILAILFWHFFINIGMIMGLLPIVGVPLPLLSYGGSSMLTTMASLGIISSIAYNRSFF, from the coding sequence ATGATTAGCATTGGTGATAACCAAAGAATTCGTAAGTTTGATGTCAACTTTGCCATTGTCATCTTGGCCTTAAACATTATTGGGTTGATCAACCTTTACAGTGCCTCCCATGGGCTGGCTACTTCCAATATGAATCGTTTGTTTTGGCAACAGATTGTCTGGCTGCTAGCAGGGTGGGTGATCTTTTTTATTGTGACCTTTATCAACTATCAATTTATCAAACGTTGGGTGATGGTCATTTATGTGCTCAATATTGGGGCGCTTGTCGTAGTGGATTTATTTGGACGAACTGCCCTAGGGGCTCAGCGCTGGATAGACTTGGGCTTTTTTAAATATCAGCCTTCAGAAACCATGAAGCTCGCTCTAGTTTTACTTCTAGCCAAAATCTTCACCGCTCGTGTCAAAGAGGATGGCATGAGCTTAAAAGATCTTTTAATCCCCATGGTCTTTTTACTTATTCCTTTTGCTCTCACGGTCGCTCAGCCTGACCTTGGAACCTCACTGCTTTATGTGGCCATTGTGGGCACCATGCTTATTTTTGTAAAAGTCAAAAGGTCCATCATCATCACAGCCATCATTGGGACCATCATTGCGATCCCTGTAGCTTGGAAATATGGACTTAAAGAATATCAAAAAGGAAGAGTTCTAACCTTTCTATCACCAGGTCGTGACCCTCGTGGAGCAGGTTACAATTCGATTCAATCTAAAATCGCGGTGGGCAGTGGTAAAATTTTAGGAAAAGGATTTCGCAAGGGGACTCAGTCCCAACTGGAATTCCTGCCCGAACGACATACTGATTTTATCTTTAGTGTGTTAAGTGAAGAGCATGGGTTTGTGGGAAGTCTCACTACTATTGCCCTCTTTGCCATTCTTATTCTTTTGGGCTTACGGGTGGCCCAGACCACCTCGGACCCCTATGGGAGCATTGTCATCGTAGGCATACTTGCGATTTTATTTTGGCACTTTTTTATCAATATAGGGATGATCATGGGGTTATTGCCCATTGTGGGGGTGCCCTTGCCACTGCTTTCCTATGGGGGTTCATCTATGCTGACCACCATGGCCTCACTAGGAATCATCTCAAGCATCGCCTATAACCGAAGCTTCTTTTAA
- the mrdA gene encoding penicillin-binding protein 2: protein MSGEVIYDSEKQIHTLSSRFVILYFFLGLLFFILLARLWHLQIIQGEQLRNVSVKNRVKQKKVLAPRGYILDREGRVLVDNTMVLQLTLNLQNLKEEERNLIAEKVGPILGMTSAQVREQIRRSIIKNGTFFPAVIADNLNFDQTLALKLLRLDHPSLNVEEFIFRSYPFGNSAAQMFGYISQVSRAQLNNSDVAGRGLSPGDMIGKKGLEKIWDHEIRGEDGLTYVQVDAHGRVTDIEETVLEGSNLAPIPPQSGHHLQLTIDQDIQEIANKAFQREDHIGQRIGALVALNKQGEILAWVSEPSYDSNQFLYGISSKDWNELIMHPFKPLRNKVIQDHFSPGSTFKVFVALAALEEDIIKPDTLMDSPGFFVLGRRRYHNHTRHGHGLVNVSTALETSSNVFFYKLAVGLNIDIMAKFARAFGLGVKTNVGIDHETPGLVPSRDWKLKNRGEEWQKGEDLSHAIGQGSLDVTPLQMALAYLAIGNEGKLYKPLLVKKVLASKNVNQSLQEFHPLMRYDMTEENNPSGLTIKKESFQAVKKGLWRVNNGERGTARWWKIPHVDMAGKTGTSQVRSFKADDIYSKCEDRKIEDRHHGWYVGYAPADNPEIAVAVITMHSCHGSTGSAPLARDVMEGYMRKYHPDLFVTDKKKIGMRND, encoded by the coding sequence ATGAGCGGTGAAGTCATATATGACTCAGAGAAACAGATTCACACCCTCTCTTCTCGTTTTGTGATCCTATACTTTTTCTTAGGACTTCTATTTTTTATTCTTCTAGCCCGTTTATGGCATTTGCAGATCATTCAAGGTGAACAACTTAGAAACGTTTCCGTGAAAAACCGTGTGAAACAAAAAAAAGTACTTGCCCCTCGTGGGTATATTTTGGACCGCGAAGGACGTGTACTTGTCGATAACACCATGGTGCTGCAACTGACTTTAAACCTGCAAAACCTTAAAGAAGAAGAACGTAATCTTATAGCAGAGAAGGTAGGCCCTATTCTAGGCATGACCTCAGCTCAAGTTCGAGAACAGATCCGCCGTAGCATTATTAAAAACGGAACGTTCTTCCCAGCGGTGATTGCTGATAATTTAAATTTTGATCAAACTTTAGCTCTTAAACTTTTACGTCTTGATCATCCCAGTTTAAACGTCGAAGAGTTCATCTTTCGCTCTTATCCTTTTGGTAACAGTGCCGCGCAAATGTTTGGATACATCTCACAAGTTTCTCGGGCTCAGCTTAATAATTCTGATGTGGCAGGCCGAGGTCTTAGCCCAGGGGACATGATAGGGAAAAAGGGACTGGAAAAAATTTGGGACCACGAAATTCGTGGGGAAGATGGTCTTACATACGTGCAAGTCGATGCTCACGGTCGCGTGACAGACATCGAAGAGACTGTGCTTGAAGGTTCTAACCTCGCTCCCATTCCACCTCAGTCAGGACACCATCTGCAATTGACTATTGACCAAGACATTCAAGAGATCGCCAACAAAGCCTTTCAACGTGAAGACCATATTGGACAAAGAATTGGGGCCCTAGTCGCTCTTAATAAACAGGGGGAAATTCTAGCTTGGGTCAGTGAACCTTCCTATGACTCGAACCAATTTTTATATGGAATATCCAGCAAAGATTGGAACGAGTTGATCATGCACCCTTTTAAGCCTCTTAGAAACAAAGTCATTCAGGATCACTTCTCTCCTGGTTCCACCTTCAAAGTCTTTGTGGCCTTAGCCGCTTTAGAAGAAGACATCATTAAACCTGACACTCTGATGGACTCTCCTGGCTTTTTTGTTTTGGGTCGTCGACGTTATCACAATCACACAAGACATGGTCATGGTCTGGTGAATGTCTCTACAGCTCTTGAAACCTCAAGTAACGTGTTCTTCTATAAACTGGCTGTGGGTTTAAACATCGACATCATGGCAAAGTTTGCTAGAGCTTTTGGTTTGGGGGTAAAAACCAATGTGGGGATAGACCACGAGACCCCAGGTCTTGTCCCCTCACGCGATTGGAAACTTAAAAACCGAGGCGAAGAATGGCAAAAAGGGGAAGATCTATCTCATGCCATTGGGCAAGGCTCTTTGGATGTGACTCCTTTACAAATGGCTTTAGCTTATTTGGCTATTGGTAATGAAGGGAAACTTTATAAACCTCTTTTAGTCAAAAAAGTTTTAGCCAGCAAAAACGTCAACCAAAGCTTACAAGAGTTCCACCCACTTATGCGTTACGATATGACTGAAGAAAATAATCCTTCAGGTTTAACTATCAAAAAAGAAAGTTTTCAAGCTGTCAAAAAAGGCCTATGGCGTGTGAACAATGGCGAACGTGGAACGGCTCGTTGGTGGAAGATTCCCCATGTAGATATGGCAGGTAAAACTGGAACCTCACAGGTCAGAAGCTTTAAGGCCGATGATATTTATTCAAAGTGTGAAGATCGAAAGATCGAAGATCGACATCATGGTTGGTACGTAGGATATGCTCCCGCAGATAATCCTGAAATTGCAGTGGCTGTCATCACTATGCACTCTTGTCATGGAAGTACGGGCTCGGCCCCTCTTGCAAGAGATGTGATGGAGGGCTACATGCGCAAATATCATCCTGATCTTTTTGTAACTGATAAAAAGAAAATAGGGATGCGCAATGATTAG
- the mreC gene encoding rod shape-determining protein MreC, producing MNGNFDLKRFFGFMLIVVVPLVSYNVEGGRWRSLHLPFVYTAHAVQTGFNWVSDRIISNTDEYLNLLYIKKQQEEQKRRLAFMNARVARYEEIRLENQQLRKLLDLKSSSSHKLIAAEIISFDALPDMESITLNKGANQGLERYMGLLSESGNIIGYVTEVLPETSNALLITDRYAVVDAMVQRSRVRGLLEGRSPTSLQLKNIRRPDDVLKGDLIVTSPYSQMLPKGFPLGIVESSKNDAFNISKRVIIRPLEDLNKLERVLVIKKISEKE from the coding sequence TTGAACGGTAACTTTGATCTCAAACGCTTTTTTGGCTTTATGCTTATCGTAGTTGTACCTCTGGTGAGTTACAATGTTGAAGGAGGGCGCTGGCGCTCTTTGCATTTGCCCTTTGTCTACACCGCTCACGCTGTGCAAACAGGTTTTAACTGGGTCAGTGACCGCATTATCAGCAATACTGACGAATATCTGAATCTTCTTTACATCAAAAAACAGCAGGAGGAGCAAAAACGTCGTTTAGCCTTTATGAATGCCCGTGTGGCTCGCTACGAGGAAATACGCCTAGAAAATCAGCAACTCCGCAAACTGTTAGATTTAAAAAGCTCTTCGAGTCACAAATTGATTGCTGCTGAAATCATCAGTTTTGATGCTCTCCCTGACATGGAAAGCATTACGCTCAATAAAGGAGCCAATCAGGGGCTTGAACGGTATATGGGGCTCTTAAGTGAATCAGGGAATATCATTGGCTACGTCACCGAAGTTCTGCCTGAAACCAGCAACGCCCTTTTGATCACCGACCGTTATGCTGTGGTGGACGCCATGGTTCAACGCTCTCGTGTGCGTGGCTTACTGGAAGGCCGTAGTCCTACCTCTCTTCAGCTCAAAAACATCCGTCGTCCTGATGATGTCCTCAAAGGTGACCTCATTGTGACTAGTCCCTACAGCCAAATGCTGCCTAAAGGATTTCCGCTAGGAATCGTTGAAAGTTCTAAAAACGACGCCTTTAACATCAGCAAACGTGTCATCATACGCCCTCTAGAGGACCTCAATAAACTCGAGCGCGTTTTAGTCATTAAAAAGATTTCGGAGAAAGAATAA
- a CDS encoding SurA N-terminal domain-containing protein, whose product MSKNFRRIFEKLRRPDKNRKNPIALLFFGAVFAMIIFAFIFMDPGMMGGGSYGNSVAIRVGSSVIPVSTYRQQMQMVEQSMGGMLNSGNDYVINMIRRQMQQQAISAMVNKEIMESIQDKEGLIIPDGMISKAIIDLDFLKEDGRFQRDRYYAFLANMGMAAEDFEKGFRKDLRYMLVQDLFAESFKKNSLEDRVTEGMKDLRFQFDYVTLAEEDFKARMTVTDEEATQFLQDSSQLKKAKDHYSKNLDLYTVPDSVKAKMILILAEDGSPQSFADARTRLDEISQTLTVENFAEKAKEHSDDPTAAQGGELGYVERGTYIPEWDDVAFNTKVGKISSPFRTDAGWMRLLIEEKKVAKKTQFEDVKLDVAKNLVASTKAQATFDQIRGLLRDKKIQDIETVLKDNDLQWISTPVMGLDVNAIPGIGTSERIVSSVLSLTQDQEVFPSLIPFDEKLYLLRRGKVTLDKSNVSSPMMQNMNEPKRDTVALVQWLDAQMKNFKVDMNPALQEEMEQRQRN is encoded by the coding sequence ATGTCTAAGAACTTTAGAAGAATTTTTGAGAAGCTTCGTCGACCCGATAAAAACCGTAAGAACCCAATTGCACTGCTTTTCTTTGGTGCGGTCTTTGCCATGATCATTTTTGCCTTCATTTTTATGGATCCAGGCATGATGGGTGGGGGGTCTTATGGAAACAGTGTCGCCATTCGTGTGGGCTCCTCAGTCATTCCCGTGTCTACTTATCGCCAACAGATGCAAATGGTAGAGCAAAGCATGGGTGGGATGCTCAATTCTGGTAATGATTACGTCATCAATATGATTCGTAGACAAATGCAGCAGCAGGCCATCAGTGCCATGGTCAACAAAGAGATCATGGAGTCCATTCAAGATAAAGAAGGGCTTATCATCCCAGATGGTATGATCTCTAAGGCGATTATTGATCTAGATTTTTTAAAAGAAGACGGTCGCTTTCAACGAGACAGGTACTACGCGTTTCTGGCCAACATGGGTATGGCGGCTGAAGATTTTGAAAAAGGCTTTAGAAAAGACTTGCGTTATATGCTGGTGCAAGACCTCTTCGCAGAGTCTTTTAAAAAGAACAGTCTTGAGGACCGAGTCACTGAGGGGATGAAGGACCTGCGTTTTCAGTTTGACTATGTGACTTTGGCTGAAGAGGACTTTAAAGCCCGTATGACCGTGACAGATGAAGAGGCTACACAGTTTTTACAGGACAGCAGTCAGCTTAAAAAAGCAAAAGACCATTATTCTAAAAATTTAGATCTTTACACCGTTCCAGATTCTGTAAAGGCCAAGATGATTTTGATCCTAGCAGAGGACGGCAGCCCGCAGTCTTTTGCAGACGCCAGAACTAGATTGGATGAAATTTCACAGACTCTTACAGTTGAGAACTTTGCCGAAAAGGCCAAAGAGCATTCAGATGACCCCACGGCGGCCCAAGGGGGCGAATTAGGTTATGTGGAAAGAGGGACCTATATTCCTGAATGGGATGATGTGGCCTTTAATACGAAGGTGGGAAAAATCTCAAGTCCTTTTAGAACTGATGCAGGTTGGATGCGCCTTCTGATTGAAGAGAAAAAAGTAGCTAAGAAGACTCAATTTGAAGATGTAAAACTGGACGTAGCTAAAAACCTAGTGGCCAGCACAAAAGCTCAGGCCACTTTTGACCAAATCCGAGGGCTTTTAAGAGACAAAAAAATACAAGACATCGAAACAGTTCTTAAAGACAATGACCTACAATGGATCAGCACTCCAGTTATGGGCTTAGATGTGAACGCCATCCCAGGAATTGGCACTTCAGAAAGAATCGTTTCCAGCGTCTTGTCTTTAACTCAAGACCAAGAGGTCTTTCCGTCACTCATTCCTTTTGACGAAAAATTATATTTACTTCGTCGCGGTAAAGTCACATTAGACAAAAGCAATGTATCTTCTCCTATGATGCAAAACATGAATGAGCCTAAGCGCGACACAGTGGCTTTAGTTCAATGGTTAGACGCCCAAATGAAAAACTTCAAAGTAGACATGAACCCAGCTCTTCAAGAAGAAATGGAACAAAGACAAAGAAACTAA
- a CDS encoding S8 family serine peptidase, which translates to MKILAVLIVTLLWPFMSVAQSGDFAPGEIIVKFKSPKSDFRSLGKAAANAQLTHQKAWRSGNFHQFSMKTSDSVYDVLQRLKEDPEVEYAEPNYYLYSNQQAYSATSAAIGVVESWSVQSGNSGGEAPIIAILDSGVDVNHRVFKNTGRLWTNPGELNHNGYDDDRNGYRDDIHGWNFIENNPNVDDPAQGTGHGTHVAGIAVGVSEEINNFKPNNAPPAKVQIMALKFLDAQGVGKTSNAIEAIYYAVDNGARVINNSWGGRNYSAALHEALTYAYNKGVIIVSAAGNNGTDNDLNPMYPASYDVPSMISVAAVDNYDRLADFSNYGAESVHVTAPGIAIYSTVPTGTGREYYYKSGTSMAAPFIAGLAAMLIREAPGLTGYQIKEKILQSSPSVTRCTSLPVQFCVEDDRRMDAREAVVYAKSSNKEAPYQPYYSPSYKMGSRDLASSDLVAQGFGCGTVRQLYTDANSNLGQKNKPRHPSPLTLVLLAAPVLLALGFKYRYRQHDRRASERQRIFMRGQIVTDRGFVVPVQVLCWSAGGAGIQLTDDDREAFKNAESFSNVTLRIKSKLGQIVVSSAKVVRKDQSGYMGIQFDSGAEVEGGKAKGS; encoded by the coding sequence ATGAAAATATTAGCAGTTTTGATTGTGACATTGTTGTGGCCGTTTATGTCTGTAGCACAGTCGGGGGACTTTGCTCCAGGTGAGATTATTGTCAAATTTAAATCCCCTAAATCAGACTTTAGGTCTTTGGGTAAGGCCGCAGCAAATGCGCAATTGACCCACCAGAAGGCATGGCGTTCTGGGAACTTTCATCAGTTTTCTATGAAGACTTCAGATTCTGTGTACGATGTTTTGCAAAGACTAAAAGAAGATCCAGAAGTCGAATACGCCGAACCCAATTACTATCTTTATTCCAATCAACAAGCTTACTCTGCGACATCTGCGGCGATTGGTGTTGTAGAATCATGGAGCGTTCAGTCTGGAAATAGTGGGGGCGAGGCTCCTATTATTGCCATTTTAGATTCAGGTGTGGATGTCAATCATAGGGTGTTTAAAAATACAGGTCGTTTATGGACGAATCCTGGGGAATTAAATCATAACGGTTATGATGATGACCGTAACGGTTACAGAGACGACATTCACGGCTGGAACTTTATTGAGAACAACCCCAATGTGGATGATCCTGCTCAAGGAACTGGACACGGAACCCATGTGGCGGGGATTGCTGTAGGGGTATCCGAAGAGATCAATAACTTTAAACCTAATAATGCGCCACCCGCTAAAGTGCAGATCATGGCTTTGAAATTCCTTGATGCTCAGGGTGTGGGAAAGACTTCTAATGCGATTGAAGCTATCTATTACGCTGTTGATAATGGCGCACGAGTGATCAACAACTCTTGGGGGGGCAGAAACTACAGTGCTGCACTACATGAGGCTCTGACTTACGCTTATAATAAAGGTGTGATCATTGTGTCTGCAGCAGGAAATAATGGAACAGATAATGATTTAAATCCCATGTATCCTGCCTCTTATGATGTTCCTAGTATGATCAGTGTCGCTGCTGTAGATAACTACGATCGTTTAGCTGATTTTTCAAATTATGGAGCAGAATCAGTACATGTGACGGCCCCAGGTATAGCCATTTACAGTACTGTGCCCACGGGTACAGGCCGTGAGTATTATTATAAATCAGGAACCAGTATGGCGGCTCCGTTTATTGCGGGTCTTGCCGCTATGTTGATTCGTGAAGCTCCAGGGCTTACAGGTTATCAGATCAAAGAAAAGATTTTACAGTCTAGTCCTTCAGTGACTCGTTGTACGAGCTTACCAGTGCAGTTTTGTGTGGAAGATGATCGACGTATGGATGCTCGTGAAGCCGTGGTTTATGCTAAGAGTTCCAATAAAGAGGCTCCCTATCAGCCTTACTACTCTCCAAGTTATAAGATGGGTTCACGTGATTTAGCGTCGAGCGATCTTGTAGCTCAAGGATTTGGTTGTGGTACTGTCAGACAGCTTTATACAGATGCGAACTCTAATCTAGGACAAAAAAATAAACCTAGACATCCTTCTCCACTCACTCTTGTTCTGTTAGCCGCCCCTGTGCTTTTAGCCTTAGGGTTTAAATATCGTTACCGTCAGCATGATCGCAGAGCTTCAGAGCGTCAGCGTATCTTTATGCGTGGACAGATTGTCACGGATCGCGGATTTGTGGTTCCTGTGCAGGTCTTATGTTGGTCTGCAGGAGGCGCTGGTATCCAATTGACTGATGATGATCGTGAGGCCTTTAAAAATGCCGAGTCTTTCTCTAACGTCACTCTAAGAATCAAATCTAAGTTGGGGCAAATTGTGGTGTCTTCGGCCAAAGTGGTGCGCAAAGACCAATCAGGATATATGGGTATCCAGTTTGACTCTGGTGCAGAGGTAGAAGGCGGTAAGGCGAAAGGGTCTTAA